In Engraulis encrasicolus isolate BLACKSEA-1 chromosome 15, IST_EnEncr_1.0, whole genome shotgun sequence, the following proteins share a genomic window:
- the LOC134464119 gene encoding LYR motif-containing protein 5A-like, whose product MGSIVWTVNMTNPLRGQVIHLYKTLLYMGREYPQGYVYFRTRLKTAFMKNKDVSDPEKIKQLLARGDFVIKEIEALYFLRKYRAMKKRYYEDEK is encoded by the exons ATGGGATCCATCGTTTGGACTGTGAACATGACCAATCCTTTGAGGGGACAAGTAATCCACTTGTACAAAACT CTTCTCTACATGGGGCGGGAGTACCCTCAGGGATACGTCTACTTCCGGACGCGTCTGAAGACCGCGTTCATGAAGAACAAGGACGTGAGCGACCCGGAGAAGATCAAGCAACTGCTCGCCCGCGGAGACTTTGTCATCAAGGAGATCGAGGCCCTCTATTTCCTCAGGAAGTACCGAGCCATGAAGAAGAGATACTACGAAGACGAGAAATAA
- the LOC134464121 gene encoding protein mono-ADP-ribosyltransferase PARP12-like isoform X2, whose product MEADIVQLLCGNGGAMEYDLLLELAIGFPDIDSSKFDSLLRNKDHFFLTEIAGVKRVLAKTSLRLCKVTDCNECKNLHLCKFYLHGECNRRPCRYGHDLNSDHNAEVLSDHRLQKFSRAEIRQLLLQNDTPHSLLPPICAKYNHGDGEYGQCEDKDTCNRLHVCEGFMRHTCDADACGRSHDLFEPQPVRVLCERGVPTQQVGSMRSVYHHILLLRGRRQGDPAGGGAGTVAGGRGRARGRGGQGRGGRGRGGRGRGYSDKDQGGTGGRGRGRGRGSKDMDHGSTGGRGRGGRGYGFSDKDKDQGEEQGGTGGTGGSRDGSCPPQPEVAEICLSFIKGFCKYENRCVRVHCKMPYLWQVRSGDTWSDLENNEDIERDYCNPNCITTFSLQGQPVHFDSMRCGDQEVRRLSTAPSVNLPEFILTTEWIWYWQNERSIWTQYIPPMCSVSSCDLEKRYQADSKDVVLFTGGKPPHQQQYQLSFKDMEQRNVCYGTVRVVRRRPKFISAEGVQTAKTRRRGPTSSQPGRGVPGYWDRSAVPDTGYQRVTLLSSDRDYQEVQELFNKTLTGYDIISIERVQNKELWEDFQTKRERMQKANKDKKYGDGSRLLFHGTDPKHVQAICHHNFDWRKCGANGTVYGEGCYFARDARYSHDYAKEVPVHNGRRQRCMFVCRVLIGSYTRGQSHYRLPPSVDGEGLLMYDSCVNDVRDPSIFVVFDKQQVYPEFLLTYAEYVRPSSCSSSDSHDASSTSHDASSTTNMSVVASARKTVTVSTLTSSSVTPPPLLTPPPVVTLPPAKSAGNGLAHSHSSTLSASSIAVVDALSSVTLSTVTSSSVTPPPVVTPPPVQSAGNVITAQKVPATSGTWSNSVTNISTDQSVDDLLSDLHRLISLTSKSSDPAAPVPTTRPLTQVPSSSGSTSGCSASASGHSSQTAQTKHADQSVDDLLLDLDQLLSPTYVTNPSSHPQSSKSSDPARVLPAASTVPTARPLTPVPASTRSTSCSSVSSSSHANRRSISGSSVSSSSHLSQTAQAKYRDPSDDDWLLVDPPKSRSLAPSDPFRSTALARAAAAAISRAQLSSALELSLYASTAGSAAPLVPPASRRASPPPHLSPVTTTTSFSASSSSSSSRPTPPVSRSVSTPGRDMYNTPASGAMPRSSSEREVKKKECILC is encoded by the exons ATGGAAGCAGACATCGTTCAGTTGTTATGTGGTAATGGAGGAGCGATGGAGTATGATCTATTACTGGAGCTTGCTATCGGATTTCCAGACATAGACAGCTCTAAATTTGACTCGCTTCTCCGGAATAAAGATCACTTCTTCCTGACCGAGATTGCAGGTGTCAAACGAGTCCTCGCCAAAACAAGCCTTCGGTTGTGTAAAGTCACGGattgcaatgaatgtaaaaaCCTTCATCTTTGTAAGTTTTATCTTCACGGAGAATGCAACAGAag GCCGTGTCGTTATGGGCATGATTTAAACTCAGACCACAATGCAGAAGTTCTGTCAGACCATCGGCTGCAGAAGTTCAGCAGAGCTGAGATCAGACAACTCCTGTTGCAGAATGACACCCCACACTCCTTACTTCCACCT ATTTGTGCCAAGTACAACCACGGTGATGGTGAATACGGCCAGTGTGAGGACAAGGACACCTGCAACAGGCTGCACGTCTGCGAGGGCTTCATGCGACACACCTGCGACGCTGACGCCTGCGGACGATCACATGACCTGTTCGAGCCTCAGCCAGTCAGGGTGCTGTGTGAGCGAGGCGTGCCGACCCAGCAG GTGGGCTCGATGCGCTCTGTGTACCACCACATCCTGCTGCTCAGGGGGCGTCGCCAAGGAGACCCAGCGGGAGGCGGAGCTGGTACTGTTGCCGGTGGCCGGGGCCGAGCTCGGGGTCGGGGAGGCCAAGGTCGGGGTGGCAGAGGACGGGGTGGCAGAGGACGCGGTTACAGTGACAAGGACCAGGGTGGCACAGGTGGCAGAGGACGGGGCAGAGGACGCGGCTCCAAGGACATGGACCATGGTAGCACAGGTGGCAGAGGACGGGGTGGCAGAGGATACGGCTTCAGTGACAAGGACAAGGACCAGGGCGAGGAGCAGGGTGGCACAGGTGGCACAGGTGGCAGTAGAGATGGAAGCTGCCCTCCACAGCCAG AGGTTGCTGAAATCTGCCTGTCCTTCATCAAAGGCTTTTGCAAATATGAGA acaggtgtgtgcgcgtgcactgcAAGATGCCCTACCTGTGGCAGGTGAGGAGCGGTGACACCTGGAGTGACCTGGAGAATAACGAGGACATCGAGAGGGACTACTGCAACCCAAACTGCATCACtaccttcag tcTGCAGGGGCAGCCAGTGCATTTTGACAGCATGCGGTGTGGTGACCAAGAAGTGAGGCGTCTCTCTACTGCCCCCTCTGTCAACTTGCCAGAGTTCATCCTCACTACAGAGTGGATCTGGTACTGGCAGAACGAGCGATCCATATGGACCCAATATATACCTCCG ATGTGCTCTGTGTCCTCTTGTGACCTTGAGAAGCGTTACCAGGCCGACAGCAAGGACGTAGTTCTCTTCACCGGCGGGAAACCACCACACCAGCAACAGTACCAACTCAGCTTTAaag acATGGAGCAGAGGAATGTGTGTTATGGCACCGTGAGGGTGGTGAGGAGACGACCCAAATTCATCTCAGCTGAAGGCGTCCAAACCGCCAAAACaag GAGGAGAGGTCCCACGTCATCTCAGCCTGGTAGAGGCGTGCCGGGCTACTGGGACAGGTCTGCAGTGCCTGACACCGGATACCAG AGAGTGACTCTTCTGAGTTCGGATCGCGACTACCAGGAGGTCCAGGAATTGTTCAACAAGACTCTAACAGGATATGACATCATCAGCATCGAGAGGGTCCAGAACAAGGAACTCTGGGAAGACTTTCAGAC GAAACGCGAGCGGATGCAGAAGGCGAATAAGGATAAGAAGTACGGCGACGGGTCTCGACTGCTCTTCCACGGCACCGACCCCAAACACGTCCAGGCCATCTGCCACCACAACTTCGACTGGAGGAAGTGCGGAGCCAACGGGACCGTTTACGGAGAAG GTTGTTATTTTGCCCGGGATGCCAGATACTCCCACGATTACGCCAAAGAGGTCCCGGTCCACAATGGTCGTCGTCAGCGCTGCATGTTCGTGTGTCGCGTCCTGATTGGCAGCTACACACGAGGCCAGTCCCACTACCGCCTGCCGCCGTCCGTCGACGGAGAAGGACTGCTGATGTACGACAGCTGCGTCAACGACGTCCGAGACCCGTCCATCTTCGTAGTGTTTGACAAGCAGCAGGTCTACCCGGAGTTCCTGCTCACCTACGCTGAGTATGTCcgtccctcctcctgctcctcctctgatTCCCATgatgcctcctccacttcccatGATGCCTCCTCCACAACGAACATGTCTGTAGTTGCCAGTGCGCGGAAAACTGTGACTGTGTCCACTCTCACTTCCTCGTCTGTGACTCCGCCTCCTCTGTTGACCCCGCCCCCTGTCGTGACGCTGCCCCCAGCAAAGAGCGCAGGAAACGGTCTGGCTCACTCCCACAGTTCCACACTGAGCGCTTCTTCTATTGCTGTCGTCGACGCGCTGAGTTCAGTGACCTTGTCCACTGTCACTTCCTCGTCTGTGACCCCGCCCCCTGTGGTGACCCCGCCCCCAGTACAGAGTGCAGGCAACGTGATCACAGCTCAAAAGGTTCCAGCCACCAGTGGGACTTGGTcgaactcagtgacaaacatctCTACGGACCAAAGCGTTGATGATTTGTTGTCCGATCTGCATCGACTCATATCACTGACATCCAAGTCCTCAGATCCAGCCGCGCCTGTGCCAACAACAAGGCCACTGACTCAGGTTCCATCTTCGTCCGGATCCACCTCCGGTTGTTCTGCCTCGGCAAGCGGTCATTCCTCACAAACTGCCCAAACCAAACACGCGGACCAAAGTGTTGACGACTTGTTACTGGATCTGGATCAACTCTTATCACCAACCTATGTTACAaatccctcctctcatcctcagtCCTCCAAGTCCTCAGATCCGGCTCGGGTTTTACCTGCAGCCTCGACTGTGCCAACAGCAAGGCCACTGACTCCGGTTCCAGCTTCGACCAGATCCACCtcctgttcttcagtctcatcaAGCAGTCATGCTAATAGACGGTCCATCTCCGGGTCTTCAGTCTCGTCAAGCAGCCATCTTTCCCAAACAGCCCAAGCCAAATACAGGGACCCAAGCGATGACGATTGGCTATTGGTAGATCCCCCGAAGAGCAGATCGTTGGCACCGAGCGATCCCTTCAGATCCACTGCATTGGCTcgagccgccgccgccgccatcaGCCGCGCTCAGCTCTCCTCCGCTTTGGAGTTGTCTCTGTATGCGTCCACCGCCGGCTCCGCCGCGCCGCTGGTGCCACCGGCCTCTAGAAGAGCATCCCCTCCTCCTCACTTGTCCCCtgttaccaccaccacctccttctcagcctcatcatcatcatcatcctcacgtCCCACCCCACCTGTGTCTCGCAGCGTCAGCACGCCGGGTCGAGACATGTACAATACACCCGCATCGGGAG
- the LOC134464121 gene encoding protein mono-ADP-ribosyltransferase PARP12-like isoform X1 — protein MEADIVQLLCGNGGAMEYDLLLELAIGFPDIDSSKFDSLLRNKDHFFLTEIAGVKRVLAKTSLRLCKVTDCNECKNLHLCKFYLHGECNRRPCRYGHDLNSDHNAEVLSDHRLQKFSRAEIRQLLLQNDTPHSLLPPICAKYNHGDGEYGQCEDKDTCNRLHVCEGFMRHTCDADACGRSHDLFEPQPVRVLCERGVPTQQVGSMRSVYHHILLLRGRRQGDPAGGGAGTVAGGRGRARGRGGQGRGGRGRGGRGRGYSDKDQGGTGGRGRGRGRGSKDMDHGSTGGRGRGGRGYGFSDKDKDQGEEQGGTGGTGGSRDGSCPPQPEVAEICLSFIKGFCKYENRCVRVHCKMPYLWQVRSGDTWSDLENNEDIERDYCNPNCITTFSLQGQPVHFDSMRCGDQEVRRLSTAPSVNLPEFILTTEWIWYWQNERSIWTQYIPPMCSVSSCDLEKRYQADSKDVVLFTGGKPPHQQQYQLSFKDMEQRNVCYGTVRVVRRRPKFISAEGVQTAKTSRRRGPTSSQPGRGVPGYWDRSAVPDTGYQRVTLLSSDRDYQEVQELFNKTLTGYDIISIERVQNKELWEDFQTKRERMQKANKDKKYGDGSRLLFHGTDPKHVQAICHHNFDWRKCGANGTVYGEGCYFARDARYSHDYAKEVPVHNGRRQRCMFVCRVLIGSYTRGQSHYRLPPSVDGEGLLMYDSCVNDVRDPSIFVVFDKQQVYPEFLLTYAEYVRPSSCSSSDSHDASSTSHDASSTTNMSVVASARKTVTVSTLTSSSVTPPPLLTPPPVVTLPPAKSAGNGLAHSHSSTLSASSIAVVDALSSVTLSTVTSSSVTPPPVVTPPPVQSAGNVITAQKVPATSGTWSNSVTNISTDQSVDDLLSDLHRLISLTSKSSDPAAPVPTTRPLTQVPSSSGSTSGCSASASGHSSQTAQTKHADQSVDDLLLDLDQLLSPTYVTNPSSHPQSSKSSDPARVLPAASTVPTARPLTPVPASTRSTSCSSVSSSSHANRRSISGSSVSSSSHLSQTAQAKYRDPSDDDWLLVDPPKSRSLAPSDPFRSTALARAAAAAISRAQLSSALELSLYASTAGSAAPLVPPASRRASPPPHLSPVTTTTSFSASSSSSSSRPTPPVSRSVSTPGRDMYNTPASGAMPRSSSEREVKKKECILC, from the exons ATGGAAGCAGACATCGTTCAGTTGTTATGTGGTAATGGAGGAGCGATGGAGTATGATCTATTACTGGAGCTTGCTATCGGATTTCCAGACATAGACAGCTCTAAATTTGACTCGCTTCTCCGGAATAAAGATCACTTCTTCCTGACCGAGATTGCAGGTGTCAAACGAGTCCTCGCCAAAACAAGCCTTCGGTTGTGTAAAGTCACGGattgcaatgaatgtaaaaaCCTTCATCTTTGTAAGTTTTATCTTCACGGAGAATGCAACAGAag GCCGTGTCGTTATGGGCATGATTTAAACTCAGACCACAATGCAGAAGTTCTGTCAGACCATCGGCTGCAGAAGTTCAGCAGAGCTGAGATCAGACAACTCCTGTTGCAGAATGACACCCCACACTCCTTACTTCCACCT ATTTGTGCCAAGTACAACCACGGTGATGGTGAATACGGCCAGTGTGAGGACAAGGACACCTGCAACAGGCTGCACGTCTGCGAGGGCTTCATGCGACACACCTGCGACGCTGACGCCTGCGGACGATCACATGACCTGTTCGAGCCTCAGCCAGTCAGGGTGCTGTGTGAGCGAGGCGTGCCGACCCAGCAG GTGGGCTCGATGCGCTCTGTGTACCACCACATCCTGCTGCTCAGGGGGCGTCGCCAAGGAGACCCAGCGGGAGGCGGAGCTGGTACTGTTGCCGGTGGCCGGGGCCGAGCTCGGGGTCGGGGAGGCCAAGGTCGGGGTGGCAGAGGACGGGGTGGCAGAGGACGCGGTTACAGTGACAAGGACCAGGGTGGCACAGGTGGCAGAGGACGGGGCAGAGGACGCGGCTCCAAGGACATGGACCATGGTAGCACAGGTGGCAGAGGACGGGGTGGCAGAGGATACGGCTTCAGTGACAAGGACAAGGACCAGGGCGAGGAGCAGGGTGGCACAGGTGGCACAGGTGGCAGTAGAGATGGAAGCTGCCCTCCACAGCCAG AGGTTGCTGAAATCTGCCTGTCCTTCATCAAAGGCTTTTGCAAATATGAGA acaggtgtgtgcgcgtgcactgcAAGATGCCCTACCTGTGGCAGGTGAGGAGCGGTGACACCTGGAGTGACCTGGAGAATAACGAGGACATCGAGAGGGACTACTGCAACCCAAACTGCATCACtaccttcag tcTGCAGGGGCAGCCAGTGCATTTTGACAGCATGCGGTGTGGTGACCAAGAAGTGAGGCGTCTCTCTACTGCCCCCTCTGTCAACTTGCCAGAGTTCATCCTCACTACAGAGTGGATCTGGTACTGGCAGAACGAGCGATCCATATGGACCCAATATATACCTCCG ATGTGCTCTGTGTCCTCTTGTGACCTTGAGAAGCGTTACCAGGCCGACAGCAAGGACGTAGTTCTCTTCACCGGCGGGAAACCACCACACCAGCAACAGTACCAACTCAGCTTTAaag acATGGAGCAGAGGAATGTGTGTTATGGCACCGTGAGGGTGGTGAGGAGACGACCCAAATTCATCTCAGCTGAAGGCGTCCAAACCGCCAAAACaag TAGGAGGAGAGGTCCCACGTCATCTCAGCCTGGTAGAGGCGTGCCGGGCTACTGGGACAGGTCTGCAGTGCCTGACACCGGATACCAG AGAGTGACTCTTCTGAGTTCGGATCGCGACTACCAGGAGGTCCAGGAATTGTTCAACAAGACTCTAACAGGATATGACATCATCAGCATCGAGAGGGTCCAGAACAAGGAACTCTGGGAAGACTTTCAGAC GAAACGCGAGCGGATGCAGAAGGCGAATAAGGATAAGAAGTACGGCGACGGGTCTCGACTGCTCTTCCACGGCACCGACCCCAAACACGTCCAGGCCATCTGCCACCACAACTTCGACTGGAGGAAGTGCGGAGCCAACGGGACCGTTTACGGAGAAG GTTGTTATTTTGCCCGGGATGCCAGATACTCCCACGATTACGCCAAAGAGGTCCCGGTCCACAATGGTCGTCGTCAGCGCTGCATGTTCGTGTGTCGCGTCCTGATTGGCAGCTACACACGAGGCCAGTCCCACTACCGCCTGCCGCCGTCCGTCGACGGAGAAGGACTGCTGATGTACGACAGCTGCGTCAACGACGTCCGAGACCCGTCCATCTTCGTAGTGTTTGACAAGCAGCAGGTCTACCCGGAGTTCCTGCTCACCTACGCTGAGTATGTCcgtccctcctcctgctcctcctctgatTCCCATgatgcctcctccacttcccatGATGCCTCCTCCACAACGAACATGTCTGTAGTTGCCAGTGCGCGGAAAACTGTGACTGTGTCCACTCTCACTTCCTCGTCTGTGACTCCGCCTCCTCTGTTGACCCCGCCCCCTGTCGTGACGCTGCCCCCAGCAAAGAGCGCAGGAAACGGTCTGGCTCACTCCCACAGTTCCACACTGAGCGCTTCTTCTATTGCTGTCGTCGACGCGCTGAGTTCAGTGACCTTGTCCACTGTCACTTCCTCGTCTGTGACCCCGCCCCCTGTGGTGACCCCGCCCCCAGTACAGAGTGCAGGCAACGTGATCACAGCTCAAAAGGTTCCAGCCACCAGTGGGACTTGGTcgaactcagtgacaaacatctCTACGGACCAAAGCGTTGATGATTTGTTGTCCGATCTGCATCGACTCATATCACTGACATCCAAGTCCTCAGATCCAGCCGCGCCTGTGCCAACAACAAGGCCACTGACTCAGGTTCCATCTTCGTCCGGATCCACCTCCGGTTGTTCTGCCTCGGCAAGCGGTCATTCCTCACAAACTGCCCAAACCAAACACGCGGACCAAAGTGTTGACGACTTGTTACTGGATCTGGATCAACTCTTATCACCAACCTATGTTACAaatccctcctctcatcctcagtCCTCCAAGTCCTCAGATCCGGCTCGGGTTTTACCTGCAGCCTCGACTGTGCCAACAGCAAGGCCACTGACTCCGGTTCCAGCTTCGACCAGATCCACCtcctgttcttcagtctcatcaAGCAGTCATGCTAATAGACGGTCCATCTCCGGGTCTTCAGTCTCGTCAAGCAGCCATCTTTCCCAAACAGCCCAAGCCAAATACAGGGACCCAAGCGATGACGATTGGCTATTGGTAGATCCCCCGAAGAGCAGATCGTTGGCACCGAGCGATCCCTTCAGATCCACTGCATTGGCTcgagccgccgccgccgccatcaGCCGCGCTCAGCTCTCCTCCGCTTTGGAGTTGTCTCTGTATGCGTCCACCGCCGGCTCCGCCGCGCCGCTGGTGCCACCGGCCTCTAGAAGAGCATCCCCTCCTCCTCACTTGTCCCCtgttaccaccaccacctccttctcagcctcatcatcatcatcatcctcacgtCCCACCCCACCTGTGTCTCGCAGCGTCAGCACGCCGGGTCGAGACATGTACAATACACCCGCATCGGGAG
- the LOC134464121 gene encoding protein mono-ADP-ribosyltransferase PARP12-like isoform X3, with protein sequence MEADIVQLLCGNGGAMEYDLLLELAIGFPDIDSSKFDSLLRNKDHFFLTEIAGVKRVLAKTSLRLCKVTDCNECKNLHLCKFYLHGECNRRPCRYGHDLNSDHNAEVLSDHRLQKFSRAEIRQLLLQNDTPHSLLPPICAKYNHGDGEYGQCEDKDTCNRLHVCEGFMRHTCDADACGRSHDLFEPQPVRVLCERGVPTQQVGSMRSVYHHILLLRGRRQGDPAGGGAGTVAGGRGRARGRGGQGRGGRGRGGRGRGYSDKDQGGTGGRGRGRGRGSKDMDHGSTGGRGRGGRGYGFSDKDKDQGEEQGGTGGTGGSRDGSCPPQPDRCVRVHCKMPYLWQVRSGDTWSDLENNEDIERDYCNPNCITTFSLQGQPVHFDSMRCGDQEVRRLSTAPSVNLPEFILTTEWIWYWQNERSIWTQYIPPMCSVSSCDLEKRYQADSKDVVLFTGGKPPHQQQYQLSFKDMEQRNVCYGTVRVVRRRPKFISAEGVQTAKTSRRRGPTSSQPGRGVPGYWDRSAVPDTGYQRVTLLSSDRDYQEVQELFNKTLTGYDIISIERVQNKELWEDFQTKRERMQKANKDKKYGDGSRLLFHGTDPKHVQAICHHNFDWRKCGANGTVYGEGCYFARDARYSHDYAKEVPVHNGRRQRCMFVCRVLIGSYTRGQSHYRLPPSVDGEGLLMYDSCVNDVRDPSIFVVFDKQQVYPEFLLTYAEYVRPSSCSSSDSHDASSTSHDASSTTNMSVVASARKTVTVSTLTSSSVTPPPLLTPPPVVTLPPAKSAGNGLAHSHSSTLSASSIAVVDALSSVTLSTVTSSSVTPPPVVTPPPVQSAGNVITAQKVPATSGTWSNSVTNISTDQSVDDLLSDLHRLISLTSKSSDPAAPVPTTRPLTQVPSSSGSTSGCSASASGHSSQTAQTKHADQSVDDLLLDLDQLLSPTYVTNPSSHPQSSKSSDPARVLPAASTVPTARPLTPVPASTRSTSCSSVSSSSHANRRSISGSSVSSSSHLSQTAQAKYRDPSDDDWLLVDPPKSRSLAPSDPFRSTALARAAAAAISRAQLSSALELSLYASTAGSAAPLVPPASRRASPPPHLSPVTTTTSFSASSSSSSSRPTPPVSRSVSTPGRDMYNTPASGAMPRSSSEREVKKKECILC encoded by the exons ATGGAAGCAGACATCGTTCAGTTGTTATGTGGTAATGGAGGAGCGATGGAGTATGATCTATTACTGGAGCTTGCTATCGGATTTCCAGACATAGACAGCTCTAAATTTGACTCGCTTCTCCGGAATAAAGATCACTTCTTCCTGACCGAGATTGCAGGTGTCAAACGAGTCCTCGCCAAAACAAGCCTTCGGTTGTGTAAAGTCACGGattgcaatgaatgtaaaaaCCTTCATCTTTGTAAGTTTTATCTTCACGGAGAATGCAACAGAag GCCGTGTCGTTATGGGCATGATTTAAACTCAGACCACAATGCAGAAGTTCTGTCAGACCATCGGCTGCAGAAGTTCAGCAGAGCTGAGATCAGACAACTCCTGTTGCAGAATGACACCCCACACTCCTTACTTCCACCT ATTTGTGCCAAGTACAACCACGGTGATGGTGAATACGGCCAGTGTGAGGACAAGGACACCTGCAACAGGCTGCACGTCTGCGAGGGCTTCATGCGACACACCTGCGACGCTGACGCCTGCGGACGATCACATGACCTGTTCGAGCCTCAGCCAGTCAGGGTGCTGTGTGAGCGAGGCGTGCCGACCCAGCAG GTGGGCTCGATGCGCTCTGTGTACCACCACATCCTGCTGCTCAGGGGGCGTCGCCAAGGAGACCCAGCGGGAGGCGGAGCTGGTACTGTTGCCGGTGGCCGGGGCCGAGCTCGGGGTCGGGGAGGCCAAGGTCGGGGTGGCAGAGGACGGGGTGGCAGAGGACGCGGTTACAGTGACAAGGACCAGGGTGGCACAGGTGGCAGAGGACGGGGCAGAGGACGCGGCTCCAAGGACATGGACCATGGTAGCACAGGTGGCAGAGGACGGGGTGGCAGAGGATACGGCTTCAGTGACAAGGACAAGGACCAGGGCGAGGAGCAGGGTGGCACAGGTGGCACAGGTGGCAGTAGAGATGGAAGCTGCCCTCCACAGCCAG acaggtgtgtgcgcgtgcactgcAAGATGCCCTACCTGTGGCAGGTGAGGAGCGGTGACACCTGGAGTGACCTGGAGAATAACGAGGACATCGAGAGGGACTACTGCAACCCAAACTGCATCACtaccttcag tcTGCAGGGGCAGCCAGTGCATTTTGACAGCATGCGGTGTGGTGACCAAGAAGTGAGGCGTCTCTCTACTGCCCCCTCTGTCAACTTGCCAGAGTTCATCCTCACTACAGAGTGGATCTGGTACTGGCAGAACGAGCGATCCATATGGACCCAATATATACCTCCG ATGTGCTCTGTGTCCTCTTGTGACCTTGAGAAGCGTTACCAGGCCGACAGCAAGGACGTAGTTCTCTTCACCGGCGGGAAACCACCACACCAGCAACAGTACCAACTCAGCTTTAaag acATGGAGCAGAGGAATGTGTGTTATGGCACCGTGAGGGTGGTGAGGAGACGACCCAAATTCATCTCAGCTGAAGGCGTCCAAACCGCCAAAACaag TAGGAGGAGAGGTCCCACGTCATCTCAGCCTGGTAGAGGCGTGCCGGGCTACTGGGACAGGTCTGCAGTGCCTGACACCGGATACCAG AGAGTGACTCTTCTGAGTTCGGATCGCGACTACCAGGAGGTCCAGGAATTGTTCAACAAGACTCTAACAGGATATGACATCATCAGCATCGAGAGGGTCCAGAACAAGGAACTCTGGGAAGACTTTCAGAC GAAACGCGAGCGGATGCAGAAGGCGAATAAGGATAAGAAGTACGGCGACGGGTCTCGACTGCTCTTCCACGGCACCGACCCCAAACACGTCCAGGCCATCTGCCACCACAACTTCGACTGGAGGAAGTGCGGAGCCAACGGGACCGTTTACGGAGAAG GTTGTTATTTTGCCCGGGATGCCAGATACTCCCACGATTACGCCAAAGAGGTCCCGGTCCACAATGGTCGTCGTCAGCGCTGCATGTTCGTGTGTCGCGTCCTGATTGGCAGCTACACACGAGGCCAGTCCCACTACCGCCTGCCGCCGTCCGTCGACGGAGAAGGACTGCTGATGTACGACAGCTGCGTCAACGACGTCCGAGACCCGTCCATCTTCGTAGTGTTTGACAAGCAGCAGGTCTACCCGGAGTTCCTGCTCACCTACGCTGAGTATGTCcgtccctcctcctgctcctcctctgatTCCCATgatgcctcctccacttcccatGATGCCTCCTCCACAACGAACATGTCTGTAGTTGCCAGTGCGCGGAAAACTGTGACTGTGTCCACTCTCACTTCCTCGTCTGTGACTCCGCCTCCTCTGTTGACCCCGCCCCCTGTCGTGACGCTGCCCCCAGCAAAGAGCGCAGGAAACGGTCTGGCTCACTCCCACAGTTCCACACTGAGCGCTTCTTCTATTGCTGTCGTCGACGCGCTGAGTTCAGTGACCTTGTCCACTGTCACTTCCTCGTCTGTGACCCCGCCCCCTGTGGTGACCCCGCCCCCAGTACAGAGTGCAGGCAACGTGATCACAGCTCAAAAGGTTCCAGCCACCAGTGGGACTTGGTcgaactcagtgacaaacatctCTACGGACCAAAGCGTTGATGATTTGTTGTCCGATCTGCATCGACTCATATCACTGACATCCAAGTCCTCAGATCCAGCCGCGCCTGTGCCAACAACAAGGCCACTGACTCAGGTTCCATCTTCGTCCGGATCCACCTCCGGTTGTTCTGCCTCGGCAAGCGGTCATTCCTCACAAACTGCCCAAACCAAACACGCGGACCAAAGTGTTGACGACTTGTTACTGGATCTGGATCAACTCTTATCACCAACCTATGTTACAaatccctcctctcatcctcagtCCTCCAAGTCCTCAGATCCGGCTCGGGTTTTACCTGCAGCCTCGACTGTGCCAACAGCAAGGCCACTGACTCCGGTTCCAGCTTCGACCAGATCCACCtcctgttcttcagtctcatcaAGCAGTCATGCTAATAGACGGTCCATCTCCGGGTCTTCAGTCTCGTCAAGCAGCCATCTTTCCCAAACAGCCCAAGCCAAATACAGGGACCCAAGCGATGACGATTGGCTATTGGTAGATCCCCCGAAGAGCAGATCGTTGGCACCGAGCGATCCCTTCAGATCCACTGCATTGGCTcgagccgccgccgccgccatcaGCCGCGCTCAGCTCTCCTCCGCTTTGGAGTTGTCTCTGTATGCGTCCACCGCCGGCTCCGCCGCGCCGCTGGTGCCACCGGCCTCTAGAAGAGCATCCCCTCCTCCTCACTTGTCCCCtgttaccaccaccacctccttctcagcctcatcatcatcatcatcctcacgtCCCACCCCACCTGTGTCTCGCAGCGTCAGCACGCCGGGTCGAGACATGTACAATACACCCGCATCGGGAG